Proteins encoded within one genomic window of Thunnus maccoyii chromosome 22, fThuMac1.1, whole genome shotgun sequence:
- the LOC121890051 gene encoding immunoglobulin kappa light chain-like isoform X1: MTSPVFALYLTCLFLGKTAQTTALNFSSSVRQDSSFISAYFGDSVSLRCSYEGDVVTRLYWYKQILGQGPRIISTFYTFDRNGTFYNEFNNNPRFTLDTENSKNYLKITDLHISDSATYYCVSSYLYTLKFSENIIVSVKGSGLNIQALVHQSASESIQPGGSVTLNCTVHTGTCDDGNHSVYWFKNSEESQPGVIYTHGGRNDQCERNNNTQTHTCVYNLPLKSLNLSHAGTYYCAVASCGQILFGNGTKLDVGCRLCCLGVFLEWSFGVHHHPQCFTGFLNVQDEEKQLPIYR, translated from the exons ATGACATCTCCAGTGTTTGCTCTCTATCTCACATGTCTGTTTTTGGGGAAAACAg CTCAGACAACTGCTCTGAATTTCTCCTCATCTGTTCGTCAAGACAGTAGTTTTATATCAGCTTATTTTGGTGACAGCGTATCTTTGAGATGTTCCTATGAAGGTGATGTTGTGACAAGGCTTTACTGGTATAAACAAATTCTGGGACAGGGACCAAGGATCATCTCCACTTTCTATACGTTTGACAGAAATGGCACTTTTTATAATGAATTCAACAACAATCCTCGCTTCACACTGGAtactgaaaacagtaaaaattacTTGAAGATCACAGATTTGCACATTTCAGACTCAGCTACTTACTACTGCGTTAGTAGCTATTTATACACATTAAAATTTTCAGAGAACATTATTGTAAGTGTAAAGGGTTCAGGTTTGAACATCCAAGCTTTGGTCCATCAGTCGGCATCTGAGAGCATCCAGCCAGGAGGCTCTGTGACTCtgaactgtacagtacacactgggACCTGTGATGATGGAAAtcacagtgtttactggttcaaAAACTCTGAAGAATCTCAACCAGGagtcatttacacacatggaggcaggaatgatcagtgtgagaggaacaacaacacacaaacacacacctgtgtctaCAACTTGCCATTGAAGAGTCTGAATCTTTCTCATGCTGGGACCTACTACTGTGCTGTCGCCTCATGTGGACAGATACTGTTTGGAAACGGGACCAAGCTGGACGTTGGCT GTAGACTCTGCTGTCTTGGTGTATTTCTTGAGTGGAGCTTTGGCGTTCACCACCATCCTCAGTGTTTTACTGGCTTTCTCAATGTACAAGATGAAGAGAAACAGCTTCCAATCTACAGGTAA
- the LOC121890051 gene encoding immunoglobulin kappa light chain-like isoform X2, whose translation MTSPVFALYLTCLFLGKTAQTTALNFSSSVRQDSSFISAYFGDSVSLRCSYEGDVVTRLYWYKQILGQGPRIISTFYTFDRNGTFYNEFNNNPRFTLDTENSKNYLKITDLHISDSATYYCVSSYLYTLKFSENIIVSVKGSGLNIQALVHQSASESIQPGGSVTLNCTVHTGTCDDGNHSVYWFKNSEESQPGVIYTHGGRNDQCERNNNTQTHTCVYNLPLKSLNLSHAGTYYCAVASCGQILFGNGTKLDVGYSAVLVYFLSGALAFTTILSVLLAFSMYKMKRNSFQSTESQARFSASYATNGEGYQHTDNLHYAALSVNLPNRSRRARNNTKNECVYSSVKQ comes from the exons ATGACATCTCCAGTGTTTGCTCTCTATCTCACATGTCTGTTTTTGGGGAAAACAg CTCAGACAACTGCTCTGAATTTCTCCTCATCTGTTCGTCAAGACAGTAGTTTTATATCAGCTTATTTTGGTGACAGCGTATCTTTGAGATGTTCCTATGAAGGTGATGTTGTGACAAGGCTTTACTGGTATAAACAAATTCTGGGACAGGGACCAAGGATCATCTCCACTTTCTATACGTTTGACAGAAATGGCACTTTTTATAATGAATTCAACAACAATCCTCGCTTCACACTGGAtactgaaaacagtaaaaattacTTGAAGATCACAGATTTGCACATTTCAGACTCAGCTACTTACTACTGCGTTAGTAGCTATTTATACACATTAAAATTTTCAGAGAACATTATTGTAAGTGTAAAGGGTTCAGGTTTGAACATCCAAGCTTTGGTCCATCAGTCGGCATCTGAGAGCATCCAGCCAGGAGGCTCTGTGACTCtgaactgtacagtacacactgggACCTGTGATGATGGAAAtcacagtgtttactggttcaaAAACTCTGAAGAATCTCAACCAGGagtcatttacacacatggaggcaggaatgatcagtgtgagaggaacaacaacacacaaacacacacctgtgtctaCAACTTGCCATTGAAGAGTCTGAATCTTTCTCATGCTGGGACCTACTACTGTGCTGTCGCCTCATGTGGACAGATACTGTTTGGAAACGGGACCAAGCTGGACGTTGGCT ACTCTGCTGTCTTGGTGTATTTCTTGAGTGGAGCTTTGGCGTTCACCACCATCCTCAGTGTTTTACTGGCTTTCTCAATGTACAAGATGAAGAGAAACAGCTTCCAATCTACAG AGTCTCAAGCAAGATTTTCAGCTTCCTATGCAACAAACGGCGAG GGTTACCAACACACAGACAACCTGCATTATGCTGCTTTAAGTGTGAACCTGCCCAACAGATCAAGAAGAGCGAGGAACAACACCaagaatgaatgtgtgtactcCAGTGTAAAGCAGTAG
- the LOC121890073 gene encoding immunoglobulin kappa light chain-like, with the protein MTSPVFALYLTCLFLGETAQTTALKFSSSVRQDSSFISANVGDSVSLKCSYEGDVTAKLYWYKQTLGQKPRIISTLYDYESNGTFYNEFNNNPRFTLDTENSKNYLKIIDLHISDSATYYCISSYLNKLEFLEGTTLSVKGSGNIQGLVHQSAPESIQPGGSVTLNCTVHTGTCDDGEHSVYWFKNSEESQPGVIYTHGGRNDQCERNNNTQTHTCVYNLPMKSLDLSHAGTYYCAVASCGQILFGNGTKLDVERKVDSPVLVYFLSGALVFTTILSVLSAFSVCMMNMINSFQSAESQERISAPSTVNAKGYKDADNLYYAALSVNLTNRRRRQNQTWSECVYYSVK; encoded by the exons ATGACATCTCCAGTGTTTGCTCTCTATCTCACATGTCTGTTTTTAGGGGAAACAg CTCAGACAACTGCTCTGAAATTCTCCTCATCTGTTCGTCAAGACAGTAGTTTTATATCAGCTAATGTTGGTGACAGCGTATCTTTGAAATGTTCCTATGAAGGTGATGTTACAGCAAAGCTTTACTGGTATAAACAAACTCTGGGACAGAAACCAAGGATCATCTCCACCCTCTACGACTATGAAAGTAATGGCACTTTTTATAATGAATTCAACAACAATCCTCGCTTCACATTGGAtactgaaaacagtaaaaattacTTGAAGATCATAGATTTGCACATTTCAGACTCAGCTACTTACTACTGCATTAGTAGCTATTTAAACAAGTTAGAATTTTTGGAGGGCACTACTCTCAGTGTAAAGGGTTCAGGTAACATCCAAGGTTTGGTCCATCAGTCGGCACCTGAGAGCATCCAGCCAGGAGGCTCTGTGACTCtgaactgtacagtacacactgggacctgtgatgatggagaacacagtgtttactggttcaaAAACTCTGAAGAATCTCAACCAGGagtcatttacacacatggaggcaggaatgatcagtgtgagaggaacaacaacacacaaacacacacctgtgtctaCAACTTGCCAATGAAGAGTCTGGATCTTTCTCATGCTGGGACCTACTACTGTGCTGTCGCCTCATGTGGACAGATACTGTTTGGAAACGGGACCAAGCTGGACGTTGAGCGTA AGGTAGACTCTCCTGTCTTGGTGTATTTCTTGAGTGGAGCTTTGGTGTTCACCACCATCCTCAGTGTTTTATCGGCTTTCTCAGTGTGCATGATGAACATGATCAACAGCTTCCAATCTGCAG AGTCTCAAGAAAGAATTTCAGCTCCCTCTACAGTCAATGCAAAG GGTTACAAAGACGCAGACAACCTGTATTACGCTGCTTTAAGTGTGAATCTGACCAACAGACGAAGAAGACAGAACCAAACCTGGAGTGAATGTGTGTACTACAGCGTAAAGTAG
- the LOC121890031 gene encoding immunoglobulin kappa light chain-like isoform X2, which produces MTSPVFALYLTCLFLGKTAQTTALKFSSSVRQDSSFISANVGDSVSLRCSYEGDVATKLYWYKQTLGQKPRLISTFYTFDSNGTFYNEFNNNPRFTLDTENSKNHLKITDLHISDSATYYCISSYLNKLEFLEGTTLSVKGSGLNIQALVRQSASESIQPGGSVTLNCAVHTGTCDDGEHSVYWFKNSEESQPGVIYTHGGRNNQCERNNNTQTHTCVYNLPLKSLDLSHTGTYYCAVAACGQILFGNGTKLDVGCRLCCLGVFLEWSFGVHHHPQCFTGFLSVQDEEKQLTICRVSSNIFSFLHNKWRGLPTHRQPALCCFKCEPAQQIKKSEEQHQE; this is translated from the exons ATGACATCTCCAGTGTTTGCTCTCTATCTCACATGTCTGTTTTTGGGGAAAACAg CTCAGACAACTGCTCTGAAATTCTCCTCATCTGTTCGTCAAGACAGTAGTTTTATATCAGCTAATGTTGGTGACAGCGTATCTTTGAGATGTTCCTATGAAGGTGATGTTGCAACAAAGCTTTACTGGTATAAACAAACTCTGGGACAGAAACCAAGACTCATCTCCACTTTCTATACGTTTGACAGTAATGGCACTTTTTATAATGAATTCAACAACAATCCTCGCTTCACACTGGacactgaaaacagtaaaaatcatTTGAAGATCACAGATTTGCACATTTCAGACTCAGCTACTTACTACTGCATTAGTAGCTATTTAAACAAGTTAGAATTTTTGGAGGGTACTACTCTAAGCGTAAAGGGTTCAGGTTTGAACATCCAAGCTTTGGTCCGTCAGTCAGCATCTGAGAGCATCCAGCCAGGAGGCTCTGTGACTCTGAACTGTGCAGTACACACTGGGACCTGTGATGATGGAgaacacagtgtttactggttcaaAAACTCTGAAGAATCTCAACCAGGagtcatttacacacatggaggcaggaataatcagtgtgagaggaacaacaacacacaaacacacacctgtgtgtaCAACTTGCCATTGAAGAGTCTGGATCTTTCTCATACTGGGACCTACTACTGTGCTGTCGCTGCATGTGGACAGATACTGTTTGGAAACGGGACCAAGCTGGACGTTGGCT GTAGACTCTGCTGTCTTGGTGTATTTCTTGAGTGGAGCTTTGGCGTTCACCACCATCCTCAGTGTTTTACTGGCTTTCTCAGTGTACAAGATGAAGAGAAGCAGCTTACAATCTGCAG AGTCTCAAGCAACATTTTCAGCTTCCTCCACAACAAATGGCGAG GGTTACCAACACACAGACAACCTGCATTATGCTGCTTTAAGTGTGAACCTGCCCAACAGATCAAGAAGAGCGAGGAACAACACCaagaatga
- the LOC121890043 gene encoding uncharacterized protein LOC121890043, whose product MTSPVFAFYLTCLFLGKMAQMTHLKFSSSVRQDSGFISANVGDETTLQCFYGGEVARLYWYKQTLGQKIKLISTFYKYEVISTFHDEFKNNPRFALDTENNKNHLKITDLHISDSATYYCVSSYFNTLEFLEGTTLNVKGSGLNIQASVHQSASESIQPGGSVTLNCIVHTGTCDDGEHSVYWFKNSEASHPGIIYTHGGRNDQCERNSNTQTHTCVYNLPMKSLDLSHTGTYYCAVVSCGQIVFGDGTKLDIEYEVDSLVLVYFLSGALAFTTILSVLLAFSVYKMNKRNSCQSEPKHGFAAPSTADTEGNQDADNLHYAALNANVANRSRRARNNTKNECVYSSVRM is encoded by the exons ATGACATCTCCAGTGTTTGCTTTCTATCTCACATGTCTGTTCTTGGGGAAAATGG CTCAGATGACTCATCTGAAATTCTCCTCATCTGTTCGTCAAGACAGTGGTTTTATATCAGCTAATGTTGGTGATGAGACGACTTTGCAATGTTTCTATGGAGGTGAAGTTGCAAGGCTTTACTGGTATAAACAAACTCTGGGACAGAAAATTAAGCTAATCTCAACCTTCTATAAATATGAGGTAATCAGCACGTTTCATGATGAATTCAAGAACAATCCTCGCTTCGCACTGGAtactgaaaacaataaaaatcactTGAAGATCACAGATTTGCACATTTCAGACTCAGCTACTTACTACTGCGTTAGTAGCTATTTTAACACGTTAGAATTTTTGGAGGGCACTACTCTCAATGTAAAGGGTTCAGGTTTGAACATCCAAGCTTCGGTCCATCAGTCGGCATCTGAGAGCATCCAGCCAGGAGGCTCTGTGACTCTGAACTGTATAGTACACACTGGGACCTGTGATGATGGAgaacacagtgtttactggttcaaAAACTCTGAAGCATCTCATCCAggaatcatttacacacatggaggcaggaatgatcagtgtgagaggaacagcaacacacaaacacacacctgtgtctaTAACTTGCCAATGAAGAGTTTGGATCTTTCTCATACTGGGACCTACTACTGTGCTGTCGTCTCATGTGGACAGATAGTGTTTGGAGACGGGACCAAGCTGGACATTGAAT ATGAGGTGGACTCTCTTGTCTTGGTGTATTTCTTGAGTGGAGCTTTGGCGTTCACCACCATCCTCAGTGTTTTATTGGCTTTCTCAGTGTACAAGATGAACAAGAGAAACAGCTGCCAGTCAG AGCCTAAACATGGATTTGCAGCTCCGTCCACGGCAGATACAGAG GGTAACCAAGACGCAGACAACCTCCATTATGCTGCATTAAATGCTAATGTGGCAAACAGATCAAGAAGAGCGAGGAACAACACCaagaatgaatgtgtgtactcCAGTGTAAGGATGTAG
- the LOC121890045 gene encoding uncharacterized protein LOC121890045, whose protein sequence is MRSAEFVFFLTCLLLGQKMAQMTDVKFSSSVRQERSFVSVNTGDNLTLQCFYDGVVARLYWYKQTLGQKPRIISTYYKYESNGTFHDELKNNPRFALDTETGKNHLKITNLRISDSATYYCASSYSSKFEFAEGTIVNVKASGLNIQALVHQSASESSVTLNCTVHTGSCNDGNHSVYWFKNSEESQPGIIYTHGGRNDQCERNSNTQTHTCVYNLPMKSLNLSHAGTYYCAVASCGQILFGNGTKLDVELDSPVVVYFLSGALVFITILSVLLAFSVYKMKRNSFQSTESQARISAPSTVNAKGYKAAENLYYAALSVNLTNRRRRQNQTWSECVYYSVK, encoded by the exons ATGAGAtctgcagagtttgttttctttctgacatGTCTGTTATTGGGACAGAAAATGG CTCAGATGACTGATGTGAAATTCTCCTCATCGGTTCGTCAAGAGAGAAGTTTTGTATCTGTTAATACTGGGGACAACTTGACTTTGCAATGTTTCTATGACGGTGTTGTTGCAAGGCTTTACTGGTATAAGCAAACTCTGGGACAGAAACCAAGAATCATCTCTACCTACTACAAGTATGAAAGTAATGGCACTTTTCATGATGAATTGAAGAACAATCCACGTTTTGCATTGGATACTGAAACTGGTAAAAATCACTTGAAGATCACAAATTTGCGCATCTCAGACTCAGCTACTTACTACTGCGCAAGCAGCTACTCATCCAAGTTTGAATTTGCAGAAGGAACTATTGTCAATGTAAAGGCTTCAGGTTTGAACATCCAAGCTTTGGTCCATCAGTCGGCATCTGAGAGCTCTGTGACTCtgaactgtacagtacacactgggTCCTGTAATGATGGAAAtcacagtgtttactggttcaaAAACTCTGAAGAATCTCAACCAggaatcatttacacacatggaggcaggaatgatcagtgtgagaggaacagcaacacacaaacacacacctgtgtctaCAACTTGCCAATGAAGAGTCTGAATCTTTCTCATGCTGGGACCTACTACTGTGCTGTCGCCTCATGTGGACAGATACTGTTTGGAAACGGGACCAAGCTGGACGTTGAGC TAGACTCTCCTGTCGTGGTGTATTTCTTGAGCGGAGCTTTGGTGTTCATCACCATCCTCAGTGTTTTACTGGCTTTCTCAGTGTACAAGATGAAGAGAAACAGCTTCCAATCTACAG AGTCTCAAGCAAGAATTTCAGCTCCCTCTACAGTCAATGCAAAG GGTTACAAAGCTGCAGAAAACCTGTATTACGCTGCTTTAAGTGTGAATCTGACCAACAGACGAAGAAGACAGAACCAAACCTGGAGTGAATGTGTGTACTACAGCGTAAAGTAG
- the LOC121890029 gene encoding immunoglobulin kappa light chain-like isoform X2, protein MTSPVFALYLTCLFLGKTAQTTALNFSSSVRQDSSFISAYFGDSVSLRCSYEGDVVTRLYWYKQILGQGPRIISTFYTFDRNGTFYNEFNNNPRFTLDTENSKNYLKITDLHISDSATYYCVSSYLYTLKFSENIIVSVKGSGLNIQALVHQSASESIQPGGSVTLNCTVHTGTCDDGNHSVYWFKNSEESQPGVIYTHGGRNDQCERNNNTQTHTCVYNLPLKSLNLSHAGTYYCAVASCGQILFGNGTKLDVGCRLCCLGVFLEWSFGVHHHPQCFTGFLNVQDEEKQLPIYRVSSKIFSFLCNKRRGLPRHRQPALCCFKCEPAQQTKKSGEQHQE, encoded by the exons ATGACATCTCCAGTGTTTGCTCTCTATCTCACATGTCTGTTTTTGGGGAAAACAg CTCAGACAACTGCTCTGAATTTCTCCTCATCTGTTCGTCAAGACAGTAGTTTTATATCAGCTTATTTTGGTGACAGCGTATCTTTGAGATGTTCCTATGAAGGTGATGTTGTGACAAGGCTTTACTGGTATAAACAAATTCTGGGACAGGGACCAAGGATCATCTCCACTTTCTATACGTTTGACAGAAATGGCACTTTTTATAATGAATTCAACAACAATCCTCGCTTCACACTGGAtactgaaaacagtaaaaattacTTGAAGATCACAGATTTGCACATTTCAGACTCAGCTACTTACTACTGCGTTAGTAGCTATTTATACACATTAAAATTTTCAGAGAACATTATTGTAAGTGTAAAGGGTTCAGGTTTGAACATCCAAGCTTTGGTCCATCAGTCGGCATCTGAGAGCATCCAGCCAGGAGGCTCTGTGACTCtgaactgtacagtacacactgggACCTGTGATGATGGAAAtcacagtgtttactggttcaaAAACTCTGAAGAATCTCAACCAGGagtcatttacacacatggaggcaggaatgatcagtgtgagaggaacaacaacacacaaacacacacctgtgtctaCAACTTGCCATTGAAGAGTCTGAATCTTTCTCATGCTGGGACCTACTACTGTGCTGTCGCCTCATGTGGACAGATACTGTTTGGAAACGGGACCAAGCTGGACGTTGGCT GTAGACTCTGCTGTCTTGGTGTATTTCTTGAGTGGAGCTTTGGCGTTCACCACCATCCTCAGTGTTTTACTGGCTTTCTCAATGTACAAGATGAAGAGAAACAGCTTCCAATCTACAG AGTCTCAAGCAAGATTTTCAGCTTCCTATGCAACAAACGGCGAG GGTTACCAAGACACAGACAACCTGCATTATGCTGCTTTAAGTGTGAACCTGCCCAACAGACCAAGAAGAGCGGGGAACAACACCaagaatga
- the LOC121890029 gene encoding immunoglobulin kappa light chain-like isoform X1 gives MTSPVFALYLTCLFLGKTAQTTALNFSSSVRQDSSFISAYFGDSVSLRCSYEGDVVTRLYWYKQILGQGPRIISTFYTFDRNGTFYNEFNNNPRFTLDTENSKNYLKITDLHISDSATYYCVSSYLYTLKFSENIIVSVKGSGLNIQALVHQSASESIQPGGSVTLNCTVHTGTCDDGNHSVYWFKNSEESQPGVIYTHGGRNDQCERNNNTQTHTCVYNLPLKSLNLSHAGTYYCAVASCGQILFGNGTKLDVGYSAVLVYFLSGALAFTTILSVLLAFSMYKMKRNSFQSTESQARFSASYATNGEGYQDTDNLHYAALSVNLPNRPRRAGNNTKNECVYSSVKR, from the exons ATGACATCTCCAGTGTTTGCTCTCTATCTCACATGTCTGTTTTTGGGGAAAACAg CTCAGACAACTGCTCTGAATTTCTCCTCATCTGTTCGTCAAGACAGTAGTTTTATATCAGCTTATTTTGGTGACAGCGTATCTTTGAGATGTTCCTATGAAGGTGATGTTGTGACAAGGCTTTACTGGTATAAACAAATTCTGGGACAGGGACCAAGGATCATCTCCACTTTCTATACGTTTGACAGAAATGGCACTTTTTATAATGAATTCAACAACAATCCTCGCTTCACACTGGAtactgaaaacagtaaaaattacTTGAAGATCACAGATTTGCACATTTCAGACTCAGCTACTTACTACTGCGTTAGTAGCTATTTATACACATTAAAATTTTCAGAGAACATTATTGTAAGTGTAAAGGGTTCAGGTTTGAACATCCAAGCTTTGGTCCATCAGTCGGCATCTGAGAGCATCCAGCCAGGAGGCTCTGTGACTCtgaactgtacagtacacactgggACCTGTGATGATGGAAAtcacagtgtttactggttcaaAAACTCTGAAGAATCTCAACCAGGagtcatttacacacatggaggcaggaatgatcagtgtgagaggaacaacaacacacaaacacacacctgtgtctaCAACTTGCCATTGAAGAGTCTGAATCTTTCTCATGCTGGGACCTACTACTGTGCTGTCGCCTCATGTGGACAGATACTGTTTGGAAACGGGACCAAGCTGGACGTTGGCT ACTCTGCTGTCTTGGTGTATTTCTTGAGTGGAGCTTTGGCGTTCACCACCATCCTCAGTGTTTTACTGGCTTTCTCAATGTACAAGATGAAGAGAAACAGCTTCCAATCTACAG AGTCTCAAGCAAGATTTTCAGCTTCCTATGCAACAAACGGCGAG GGTTACCAAGACACAGACAACCTGCATTATGCTGCTTTAAGTGTGAACCTGCCCAACAGACCAAGAAGAGCGGGGAACAACACCaagaatgaatgtgtgtactcCAGTGTAAAGCGGTAG
- the LOC121890031 gene encoding immunoglobulin kappa light chain-like isoform X1: protein MTSPVFALYLTCLFLGKTAQTTALKFSSSVRQDSSFISANVGDSVSLRCSYEGDVATKLYWYKQTLGQKPRLISTFYTFDSNGTFYNEFNNNPRFTLDTENSKNHLKITDLHISDSATYYCISSYLNKLEFLEGTTLSVKGSGLNIQALVRQSASESIQPGGSVTLNCAVHTGTCDDGEHSVYWFKNSEESQPGVIYTHGGRNNQCERNNNTQTHTCVYNLPLKSLDLSHTGTYYCAVAACGQILFGNGTKLDVGYSAVLVYFLSGALAFTTILSVLLAFSVYKMKRSSLQSAESQATFSASSTTNGEGYQHTDNLHYAALSVNLPNRSRRARNNTKNECVYSSVKQ, encoded by the exons ATGACATCTCCAGTGTTTGCTCTCTATCTCACATGTCTGTTTTTGGGGAAAACAg CTCAGACAACTGCTCTGAAATTCTCCTCATCTGTTCGTCAAGACAGTAGTTTTATATCAGCTAATGTTGGTGACAGCGTATCTTTGAGATGTTCCTATGAAGGTGATGTTGCAACAAAGCTTTACTGGTATAAACAAACTCTGGGACAGAAACCAAGACTCATCTCCACTTTCTATACGTTTGACAGTAATGGCACTTTTTATAATGAATTCAACAACAATCCTCGCTTCACACTGGacactgaaaacagtaaaaatcatTTGAAGATCACAGATTTGCACATTTCAGACTCAGCTACTTACTACTGCATTAGTAGCTATTTAAACAAGTTAGAATTTTTGGAGGGTACTACTCTAAGCGTAAAGGGTTCAGGTTTGAACATCCAAGCTTTGGTCCGTCAGTCAGCATCTGAGAGCATCCAGCCAGGAGGCTCTGTGACTCTGAACTGTGCAGTACACACTGGGACCTGTGATGATGGAgaacacagtgtttactggttcaaAAACTCTGAAGAATCTCAACCAGGagtcatttacacacatggaggcaggaataatcagtgtgagaggaacaacaacacacaaacacacacctgtgtgtaCAACTTGCCATTGAAGAGTCTGGATCTTTCTCATACTGGGACCTACTACTGTGCTGTCGCTGCATGTGGACAGATACTGTTTGGAAACGGGACCAAGCTGGACGTTGGCT ACTCTGCTGTCTTGGTGTATTTCTTGAGTGGAGCTTTGGCGTTCACCACCATCCTCAGTGTTTTACTGGCTTTCTCAGTGTACAAGATGAAGAGAAGCAGCTTACAATCTGCAG AGTCTCAAGCAACATTTTCAGCTTCCTCCACAACAAATGGCGAG GGTTACCAACACACAGACAACCTGCATTATGCTGCTTTAAGTGTGAACCTGCCCAACAGATCAAGAAGAGCGAGGAACAACACCaagaatgaatgtgtgtactcCAGTGTAAAGCAGTAG